The Amycolatopsis sp. QT-25 genomic sequence GTGACCGTGAGCCGCGCGGGCCGCCCCGTCGGCGAACTCCTCCGCGAATGGCGCGACCGCCGCCGGATCAGCCAGCTGGATCTCGCCATCTCGGCGGACATCTCCACCCGCCACCTGAGCTTCGTGGAGACCGGCCGTTCCCAGCCCAGCCGCGACATGGTGCTGCGGCTCGGCGAACATCTGGAGGTGCCGTTGCGGGAACGCAATCAGCTGCTGCTGGCCGCGGGTTACGCGCCCGCGTACGCGGAAAGCGGCCTCGGTGCCCCGGAAATGGCGGCGGTCCGCAAGGCGGTCCGCCAGCTCATGACCGGGCACGAGCCGTATCCGGCCGCCGTCGCCGACCGCTGGTGGAACCTGGTCGACGCCAACTCGAGCATCTCGATCATGACCGGTCTGGTCTCGCCCGTCTTGCTGACGCCACCGGTCAACGTCCTGCGGGTGACACTGCATCCGGAGGGGATGGCGCCCCATGTACTGAACCTGGGGGAGTGGCGGGCGCACCTGCTGGGCAGGCTGCGGCGGCAGGTGACCCAGACGGCGGATCCGGTCCTCACCGATCTCCTCGAAGAGCTGCTCGGCTACCCGTGTGCGGATCCCGTCCCCGAAGTGGAGGTCCCCGGCCCGGGCGACATCTTCGTCCCGTTGCGGTTGCGGCACGAGGGCACCGAGCTCACTTTCTTCAGCACGGTCTCCACCTTCGGGACGCCGTTGGACATCACGGTCGCCGAGCTGGTGATCGAATCCTTCTTCCCCGCCGACGCGGACACGGCGGAGTATTTGCGCGCGTACGCCGCGCGCGGGGAGCATTGACGCGGCCGATCACGCGAGTTACGTGTGCAAGCACGCGAGTTACGCCTTCGCCCCGGCCGGACCCGTTCTCTTCACGAGCTTGCAGGAACGGGAAAGGCCCCTCCCGAGCGGTGAAGGGGCCTTTCCCGTAAGTCCGAGGCCTCAGGTGGCCTTGATGCCCGCGGCGGCGAAGTCGGCCTGCTGGGCGGGCTGCTGCAGGAACTGCCGGAACGTCTGCGAGGCGCGCATCTGGACCTCGTCGATGTTCTTCCCGGCGAGCCCGACGAGCGGGTAGTCGGCCGAACGCGCCGTCGCGACCGACTGGGCGGGCGATCCGATCAACTCGGGCTTGGCGGTGTTCAGCTCGGTCACCCAGTAGGAGGACTCGGGGATCCAAGCGGCGGGAAGACCGCCGATGGCGTCCAGGTTGGTCCGGCCGACGAGGCCGTCGAGCACGGAGGCGGAGGGCAGCGCGTCGATCTGGATGAGCACACAGTGGTCGCGGACCACGGTCGCGGCGTTGTTCCACCGCTCGGCCGCCGCCCGGACCGGCTTCTCGATGCTGGGGGTGACGATGACCCGCATGGGGGTGTCGCCGGCGCTGCAGGCCTTGGCCTGGGCTTCGGCGCGGGTGTTGAGCTCCCCGTCCGCCCAGTTCCAGCCGAAGACGCCGATCGCGACCAGGACCAGGAGGACCAGGCAGGCGATGGGCCACTTGGCGATCCGTCGCCGCGGGGCCTTCTTCCCGACGATCCGGTGCGAACCGGTCGCCTCACCGCGACCTTGAAGCCGCTTCGGCGGATCGAGGGGATGCGGCACCGGCTCTTCGGCCACGCTGTGTCGCCCCATCGTTGTCCTTTCGAAACGTGCGCGCTCGCGCTGCGTATGCAACCAAACCGTTATCACTCTAACAGGGGAGGATGTTACGGGGAATGCGGCAACTCACAGTTGTTTTCCGCGTGTCGCGGGTGCCTTTTTCAACTCGGTCAGGAGTCGTTGGCAATGCGCTATCAGCTGCTCACGCAGCGGCGCGGCCCGGCGGGCGAAACCGGCCTGGGCGCGGGCGTACTCGGCCCGGCCCTCCGGGGTCTCGATGCGCACAGGTGAATACCCGAACTCGGCCAGATCGTACGGGCTGGCCCGCATGTCCAGCTCACGGATGTCCGCTGCCAGCGCGAAGCAGTCCCCGACCAGCTCGGCGGGCACGAACGGGTCGAGTTTGTACGCCCATTTGAAGAGGTCCATGTTGGCGTGCAGGCAGCCCGGCTGCTCGAACTCGATCTGGTTTTCTCGCTCCGGCCGCAGCGTGTTGCGTGGCCGGGCGGGTTCGGTGAAGAACCGAAAAGCGTCGAAATGTCCGCACCGGATCTCCAACGACTCCACGACGCCGTCGGTTCCGGTGGAGCCGAGCCGGAGCGGAAGTTGTGAGTGACGAACCTCATCCGCTGATTCCCGGTAAACCATTGCCCATTCGTGCAAGCCGAAACAACTGAGTCTCGGCGAGCGGGACGCCGTCGCGGAAAGCAGCCCGAGGACGAATTCGGCGGTCCTGGCCCGGCCCTCGGTGAAGCCCGCCGGATCCAGCATGACCCCGTCCGGTGTCTCCAGGTAACCCTTCCGCTCCAGGAACCGGCGCGCGGACGCGCCTTCGAGCAGGACATTCGGGCCCGGCTGCCAGCGTTCGACATGCCCGGGCCGGTGCGAGTAGTAGGTGAAGAGGAAGTCGAGCACCGGATGCTTCTCGCCCCGCGAGCGGCGGCGCTGGTGCGGGGTCGTCCAGCGCCGCATCCGCGTCACGTGCTCGTCCTCCCGTGCTCGCCACACGGGCTCGGGAAGAACGATCGGACCGGTCACGACATGACGTGGGTACCGTCGCGGACGGTTCCCACGTACTCCTCGACGAGGTCTTCCAGCGTGACGACGCCCACGGCGGTCCCCGCCGGGCTCAGCGCCCGCGCCAGATGACTGCCTTCCTTGCGCATCGCCGACAGCGCCTCGTCCAGCCGGGCGTCGGCGTGCAGTTCGGTCAGCGTCCGCGTCTTGTCCGACGGCACCACGGTGCTCGGGTCCTCGCCCACGAGGTCGAGGATGTCCTTCACGTGGATGTAGCCGGTCAGTGTCCCGTCCTCGGTGCATACCGGGAAGCGGGAGAACCCGGTCGAGGACACCGCACGCTCGACGTCGCCCAGCGTGGGCGAGCAGGGCAGTGTCGTCAGTTGTGCCTTCGGAACCAGGACGTCCGCCACCGTCTTCTCCACCGAAGAGAGCGTCTTGCTCAGCCGCTGGTGCTCGGAGTGCTCCAACAGCCCTTCGCGCCGCGACTCGCTGAGCAGTTCGGCGAGTTCGTCGGAGGTGTAGGCGGTTTCGAGTTCGTCCTTCGGCTCGACCTTGACCAACCGCAGCAGCGAGTTCGCCACGAAGTTCAGCAGCCAGATGAACGGGTTGGCGACCTTCACCCAGGCCACGTGGACCGGGACCAGCCACAGCGCCAGCCGCTCGGGCTCGGCGATCGCGAGGTTCTTCGGCACCATTTCGCCGACGAGGACGTGCAGGACGGTGATGAACGCCAGCGCGATCGCGAAGGAGATCGGGTGCAGCAGCACCTCCGGAATCCCGAACAGTTCGAAGAAGCCGGCCAGCCGGTGGGCGATGGCGGGTTCGCCGAGCCGCCCCAGCAACAGCGAGCAGATCGTGATGCCGAGCTGCGCGCCCGCGAGCATCAGGGAGACGTTCTTGCTCGCGTTGATGACGATTTGGGCACGGGTCTTTCCCTGCTCCAGCAGGGCTTCCAGCCTGTCGCGCCGCGAGGAGATCAGCGCGAATTCGGCACCGACGAAGAACGCGTTGGCCAGCAGCAGGACCACGACGAGGAAGATGTTGAACCAGTCGCTCATCGGGCGGGCTCCTGTTCGAAGGAGGTGGCGGTCTCGCTGACCCGGCGGACTTCGACCTCGGCGATGCGGAGACGGTCCATTTTGGTCACCGTGAGCCGCCAGGCGTCGAGCTCGGTGGCGTCGCCGGGGGAGGGGATCCGGCCGAGTTGCTCGAGAATCAGCCCGGCGATGGTCTCGTAGTCGCCGTCGGGCATCCGGAATCCGGTCTCGTCGGTGACCTCGTCGGCCCGAAGCTGTCCCGAAACGAGCCAGCTATCGGTGCCGACCCGCTGGGAAGACGGCGCTTCACGCTCGTCGTGTTCGTCGCGGACGTCGCCGATGATCTCTTCGACGACGTCCTCCAGCGTCACCAGCCCCGCGGTGCCGCCGTACTCGTCGACGACGATCGCGAGCTGGAACCGGGAATCACGCAGCCGGTTGAGCAGCGAGTCGCCCGGCAGCGATTCGGGCACCGTCGGGATCGGCCGCATGACCGAACCGATCCGCACGGTGGCACGCTGGGCGGCCGGGACGGTGAACGCCTGCTTGATGTGCACCGCGCCCTGTACGTCGTCGAGATCCTCGGTGTAGACCGGGAACCGCGAAAAGCCGGTGCGGCTCGAGATCTCGATGAGGTCCTTGATCGTGTCGTTCACGGTCAGCGATTCGAGTTGCACGCGCGGGGTCATCAGCTCGTCGGCCGTCCGCTCGCCGAAGCGCAGGGACTTGTCCAGCAGTTCGGCGGTCGACGTGTCGAGCGTGCCGCTTTCCGCGCTGGAGCGCACGATCGAGCCCAGTTCTTGCGGCGAACGAGCCGAACGCAGTTCCTCCTGCGGTTCGACGCCGAACTTGCGGACGAGGAAGTTGGCGCTGTTGTTCATCAGCGTGATGAGCCAGCGGAACAGCGACGAGAACCGCGAGTGGTACCCCGCGACGGCCCGCGCGGTCTGCAACGGCCGGGCGATCGCGAGGTTCTTCGGCATCATCTCGCCGAGGATCATCGACAGCGACGTCGCCAGCACCAGCGCCACGGCCAGCGACACGCCGTTCGCCACGCCTTCGGAGAACCCGATGGCGGTGAACAGCGGGTGCAGCAGGTCGCCGATCACCGGTTCCGCGAGATACCCGGTGATCAGGGTGGTGATGGTGATCGCCACCTGCGCGCCGGAGAGCTGGAACGAGAGCGTGCGGTGTGCCTTCTGCACGGTGAGCGCGCGCCGGTCGCCGACCTGGCGGACGTTCGCGTCGACCGTGCTGCGCTCGAGCGCGGTGAGGGAGAACTCGGCGGCGACCGCGAGACCGGTGCCGACGGTGAGCAGGAGGAACAGGAGAATGCCGAGCACGGCGAGCAGGACTTCCATCATTTCCTGCCGGCGGGATCGGCGGGAGAATCCGCGGAACAGCCGGGTGTGCCACCCGGCTCGATACTGTCACCAGGTGACTGCGCGTCGCGCACGAAAAGAGTCACTCCTCGATCGAAACCAGCGAATACCACCGCTGTACTGCGGCGATAGGACAATCTTAACGCGTTCCCCCGGCCGCGTGGGCGCGGTGCCGCCGCACGCTCTCCTCGACCAGGTCGAGCACCGGGCCGAGATCGTCCCCGGGCTGGCCCATCGCGAGGTGCGAGACGAGCCCTTCCAGGACGAGTTCGAGATACGCGGTCAGGACGTCGACGTCGACGTCGTCGCGCAGGATCCCGGCGTCGCGCTGGCGCAGCAGACGGCGGCGGGTCGCGGCGGTCAGCTGATGGGACCGCTCGGCCCAGCGGGCGCGGAACTCGGGGTCGGTACGCAGCCGCCGGGAGACCTCCAGCCGCGTGCCGAGCCAGTCGGCGGGATGCTCGCTGCGGTTCGTCAGCAGCTCACGCATCACCTGGACGAGGCCCTGCTCGGCGACGACGTCGGCCATGCGGACCGCGTCGTCCTCGGCCAAGGCCAGGAAGAGGGACTCCTTGTCGCGGAAATGGTGGAAGATCGCACCGCGGGAAAGACCCGTGGCTTCTTCCAACCGCCGGACAGTGGCCCCCTCGTAGCCATAACGTGCGAAACACACGCGAGAGCCGTCGAGGATCTGGCGCCGGCGTGCGTCGAGGTGATCCTGGCTGACCCGTGGCATCCTGGAATCCTGTCACCGGGAACCCGGTCAATGCAATCCGTACGTACGTACTGTGACCAGTTCGCGGGATGTTCGGCCGATCGGGGAACCGGCCGGGTTCGCAACACGTCCGACTACTCGGCCGGATCGGCTGACACGCCGTCCGCCGCTTGGCTACGCTTTGTCCGTCACGGTGCGTGAATGCTGAGGGGAAGGTGCGGGCGTGAACATCATCGACGACGCCGCGAGCGCGATCAAGGCCGTCTGGGGTGACCTCACCACGCCGAAGGAACCCACCGTTTACGGCGGTGGCGGCGGTGGTGGCGGCGGGTTCGAGATGAGCCCGGAGGAGCTGAAGACCGTCATCGGGCTGTGGCAGGACGAGCTGAAGAAGGTCGTCGACGACGGCGACAAAATCGGATTCATCTTGGATGACCTGATGCCGCCGGGACAGGACGAGGCCAGCGCCAGTTATGTGAACTCCGGTGTGGACTCCCTGTTGTCCCTGCAAAAGCAGAACGATTCGATGAAGGCTTACATCGAGGGCTACATCGAGAAGCTGGAGATCGCCCGCACGAAGACGATGGCGACCGACCAGGCCAACACTCTGCGTACGACCTGAGGATGCCGAACATGTTGAGGAATCGCGCCGCAGTGGCGGCGCTCGTGTTCGTTTCCGCCGCGGTCGCTGGTTGTACCGGGGAGACTTCTGGTACAGCTACGCCGACCCCGGGAACCTCGCCGTCATCGGCGTCTTCGGCTGCACCGGAGGATCCGAACGTCCCGAAGGTGGCCGATCCGCTGGACGCCTCGGCGTTCGTCGGCAACGTGTGCAAACTGCTTCCGCCCGCCGCAGTGACGGAACTGGGGTTCGCCGGGTCCGGTGATTCGAAGGGTGAAGGCAGCAATCCTGGTTGCAGCTGGCAGATTCGTGGCAAGGCCGACAGCCTGCTGATCATCCTCGGCAGCGGGAACCGGGAAAAGGGCATGGGCGGTCTGGCGGGCCTGCGCAAGGCCAAGGAAGCCGGACAACTGAGGTTCCTCGAGCCTGGCCCCGAAGTCGACGGCTATCCGACCGTTTATTACGGACTCCAGGACCGGCGAGCGGGCGGCAACTGCGATCTCGCGGTCGGCGTCGCCGACGACCTGGCGATCAGTGCGCATGCCGGGGGCTACGACAATGAACAGGAATCCTGCGGGAACGCGCAGAAGGCCGTGTCGGCCATGATCAAGACACTCAAGGTGGCATGAGGATGGACGGCAAACAGATCTACGAGAACTTCACCCAGGGCGACACCCGCAACCTGCGTTCCGCGGCCGATCGCGTCGCGGAACTCGCTGATGCCTATATCGAGCGCGGCATGGCCATCAAGTCCCTGCAGTCGCGGATGTCCTCCTCCTGGACCGGATCCGCCGCCGACGCGGCGAACGCCGGTGCGGGCCCGCTCGAGCAGGCCTTCAAGGAGACAGCGAGTCCGCTGTTCACCACGAAGGCTTCGGTCACCACGCAGGCCGACAGCTTCGACGATTCGGGGTCGTCCGTCGTCCCTGTGCCGCCGAAGCCGGACAAGCCCAATCCCTGGACCACCGGCCTGAAGGGCGCGATCCCGATCGCCGGGCCGTTCATGGTCAACAACGACATCAAGAACTACCAAGAAGGCGTCGCGAAGCACGAGGCGGCGAACCAGACCAACGTCCGTGTGATGGACCAGTACGATTCGGTCACCAGCAGCACGAGCTCCAGCCTGCCGACCGATTACGGCGTGCTGGAGAACGACGGCGCGAACGTCAGCGTGAAGACCCCTGGTGGACATCCTCCGATCGACCCCCCGCCGGTCATCCCGGTGAAGCCCGGCAGGAACGGCGGCGGTGACGACAACGACGGCACCGACACCAGCGGCACGGACGACAACGGCACCAGCCAAGGCCAGAACCAGAATCAGAACCAGAACAAGCCCGGTGCCGACCAGAACCAGGTCAAGCCGGGTGGCAATGACGATCGTCCGGTGAACCCGCGGGACAAGCCCGGCGGTGACACCAACATCACGACGCCGACCCGGAAGCCGGGTACGGGGGACACGACGCTCCCGTCCGGCGGTGGCCGGGGCAGGCCCGGGCCGACGACCGAGCTGCCGGGCAGGAACCCCGGAGGCGGACCCGGTGATTCGGACAACGTCATCGGCCTCCCCAACGGACCGGGCCAGAACCACAACCCCGGCGGCACCGGGCAGAACCCGCCCGGAGGCACCAGCGGGCGCAATGTTCCCGGGCCCAACAGCGCGGCGGGCAGGCTCCTCGGTGGCGAGGGCGGCACCGGTGGCCGCGCGGGTGGTCCTGGTGGACTTGGTGCTCCTGGTGCTCCTGGTGCTCCTGGTGCACCGAATTCCGGCGGTCTCGGCGCGGGCAAGGGTTCCGGCATGGGCTCCGGCATGGGCGGGCTCGGTGGTCTGGGTGGCGCCGACGTGGCCGGTGGCCGTGGTGGCGCTGGCCGCGGTGGCGCGGGCCAAATGGGCCCGATGGGGGCAGGTGGCAGGCGTGCCGACGGTGACGAAGACGACGAGCACCAGCGTCCCGACTACCTGATCGAGGCCGACCCCGACGCGATCTTCGGCACCGACCAGCGGA encodes the following:
- a CDS encoding helix-turn-helix transcriptional regulator, which produces MLVTTTVTVSRAGRPVGELLREWRDRRRISQLDLAISADISTRHLSFVETGRSQPSRDMVLRLGEHLEVPLRERNQLLLAAGYAPAYAESGLGAPEMAAVRKAVRQLMTGHEPYPAAVADRWWNLVDANSSISIMTGLVSPVLLTPPVNVLRVTLHPEGMAPHVLNLGEWRAHLLGRLRRQVTQTADPVLTDLLEELLGYPCADPVPEVEVPGPGDIFVPLRLRHEGTELTFFSTVSTFGTPLDITVAELVIESFFPADADTAEYLRAYAARGEH
- a CDS encoding 3-methyladenine DNA glycosylase; protein product: MTGPIVLPEPVWRAREDEHVTRMRRWTTPHQRRRSRGEKHPVLDFLFTYYSHRPGHVERWQPGPNVLLEGASARRFLERKGYLETPDGVMLDPAGFTEGRARTAEFVLGLLSATASRSPRLSCFGLHEWAMVYRESADEVRHSQLPLRLGSTGTDGVVESLEIRCGHFDAFRFFTEPARPRNTLRPERENQIEFEQPGCLHANMDLFKWAYKLDPFVPAELVGDCFALAADIRELDMRASPYDLAEFGYSPVRIETPEGRAEYARAQAGFARRAAPLREQLIAHCQRLLTELKKAPATRGKQL
- a CDS encoding hemolysin family protein, yielding MSDWFNIFLVVVLLLANAFFVGAEFALISSRRDRLEALLEQGKTRAQIVINASKNVSLMLAGAQLGITICSLLLGRLGEPAIAHRLAGFFELFGIPEVLLHPISFAIALAFITVLHVLVGEMVPKNLAIAEPERLALWLVPVHVAWVKVANPFIWLLNFVANSLLRLVKVEPKDELETAYTSDELAELLSESRREGLLEHSEHQRLSKTLSSVEKTVADVLVPKAQLTTLPCSPTLGDVERAVSSTGFSRFPVCTEDGTLTGYIHVKDILDLVGEDPSTVVPSDKTRTLTELHADARLDEALSAMRKEGSHLARALSPAGTAVGVVTLEDLVEEYVGTVRDGTHVMS
- a CDS encoding hemolysin family protein, whose product is MMEVLLAVLGILLFLLLTVGTGLAVAAEFSLTALERSTVDANVRQVGDRRALTVQKAHRTLSFQLSGAQVAITITTLITGYLAEPVIGDLLHPLFTAIGFSEGVANGVSLAVALVLATSLSMILGEMMPKNLAIARPLQTARAVAGYHSRFSSLFRWLITLMNNSANFLVRKFGVEPQEELRSARSPQELGSIVRSSAESGTLDTSTAELLDKSLRFGERTADELMTPRVQLESLTVNDTIKDLIEISSRTGFSRFPVYTEDLDDVQGAVHIKQAFTVPAAQRATVRIGSVMRPIPTVPESLPGDSLLNRLRDSRFQLAIVVDEYGGTAGLVTLEDVVEEIIGDVRDEHDEREAPSSQRVGTDSWLVSGQLRADEVTDETGFRMPDGDYETIAGLILEQLGRIPSPGDATELDAWRLTVTKMDRLRIAEVEVRRVSETATSFEQEPAR
- a CDS encoding TetR/AcrR family transcriptional regulator; this translates as MPRVSQDHLDARRRQILDGSRVCFARYGYEGATVRRLEEATGLSRGAIFHHFRDKESLFLALAEDDAVRMADVVAEQGLVQVMRELLTNRSEHPADWLGTRLEVSRRLRTDPEFRARWAERSHQLTAATRRRLLRQRDAGILRDDVDVDVLTAYLELVLEGLVSHLAMGQPGDDLGPVLDLVEESVRRHRAHAAGGTR
- a CDS encoding DUF3558 domain-containing protein: MLRNRAAVAALVFVSAAVAGCTGETSGTATPTPGTSPSSASSAAPEDPNVPKVADPLDASAFVGNVCKLLPPAAVTELGFAGSGDSKGEGSNPGCSWQIRGKADSLLIILGSGNREKGMGGLAGLRKAKEAGQLRFLEPGPEVDGYPTVYYGLQDRRAGGNCDLAVGVADDLAISAHAGGYDNEQESCGNAQKAVSAMIKTLKVA